A window of Polaromonas hydrogenivorans contains these coding sequences:
- a CDS encoding GNAT family N-acetyltransferase codes for MSGIEWRFMAFDELTAAQLYAVLRLRSEVFVVEQACLFQDMDGADAQALHVLGSTQGALVAYARCFAAGVKFPEASIGRIVTAPSVRGSGAGHALVEQAIACLSRQWGAQAIRIGAQARLESFYGQHGFENTGRPYLEDGIAHLEMLRV; via the coding sequence ATGAGCGGCATCGAATGGCGTTTCATGGCCTTTGATGAATTGACCGCCGCCCAGCTTTATGCCGTGCTGCGGCTGCGCAGCGAGGTTTTCGTGGTCGAGCAGGCTTGTCTCTTTCAGGACATGGACGGCGCGGACGCGCAGGCCCTGCATGTGCTGGGCAGCACGCAAGGCGCCCTGGTGGCCTATGCACGCTGCTTTGCCGCCGGCGTCAAGTTTCCCGAAGCCAGCATCGGCCGGATTGTCACCGCCCCTTCCGTGCGCGGCAGCGGCGCGGGCCATGCGCTGGTGGAACAAGCCATTGCCTGCCTGTCACGGCAATGGGGCGCACAAGCCATCAGGATTGGCGCGCAGGCCCGGCTGGAAAGTTTTTACGGCCAGCATGGCTTTGAAAACACCGGCCGGCCCTACCTGGAAGACGGGATTGCCCATCTGGAAATGCTGCGTGTTTAA
- a CDS encoding glutathione S-transferase family protein: protein MTTPPTLIFHHYPSSPFSEKIRLMLGYKNIPWKSVVIPMVHPKPDLIALTGGYRKTPVLQIGADIYCDTALIADVLEHIQPLPMLYPEPSKGMARILAQWADTTLFQTSMAYNLQPRGLSQLFEHAPPEAAQAFVQDRKAMSAGMARQRPQDATAAYRSYLRRLSDMLDDRPFILGDMPCITDFAVYHPLWFTRVRTSVLAGLLDATPAVLDWMDRMAAIGHGAMEKSSAQKAIQVAAASTPAPLHDDIFQDEHGIALGSQVVISAESFGLEPTRGELVAATRMHYTLRRTDERAGLVHVHFPRIGYSLKPGEAA, encoded by the coding sequence ATGACCACGCCTCCGACCCTGATTTTTCACCATTACCCGTCCTCGCCTTTTTCCGAAAAAATCCGGCTGATGCTGGGCTATAAGAATATTCCCTGGAAGTCAGTGGTCATCCCGATGGTCCATCCCAAGCCGGACCTTATTGCTCTCACGGGGGGCTACCGCAAGACGCCGGTGCTGCAGATCGGCGCCGACATCTATTGCGACACGGCGCTGATTGCCGATGTGCTGGAGCATATCCAGCCGCTGCCCATGCTCTATCCCGAACCCAGCAAGGGCATGGCGCGCATTCTGGCGCAATGGGCCGACACCACGCTGTTTCAGACCTCCATGGCCTACAACCTGCAGCCCCGCGGCCTGTCCCAGCTGTTCGAGCATGCGCCGCCCGAGGCTGCCCAGGCGTTTGTGCAAGACCGCAAGGCCATGAGCGCCGGCATGGCGCGCCAGCGCCCGCAGGATGCCACGGCAGCCTACCGGTCCTATTTGCGCCGCCTGTCGGACATGCTCGACGACCGGCCCTTCATCCTGGGCGACATGCCGTGCATCACCGACTTTGCGGTGTACCACCCGCTGTGGTTCACGCGGGTACGCACCTCGGTGCTGGCCGGCCTGCTGGACGCCACGCCGGCGGTGCTGGACTGGATGGACCGCATGGCCGCCATCGGTCACGGCGCGATGGAAAAGTCCAGCGCCCAGAAAGCCATTCAGGTCGCCGCCGCTTCGACGCCTGCGCCCTTGCATGACGATATTTTTCAGGACGAGCATGGCATTGCGCTGGGTAGCCAGGTCGTGATCAGTGCCGAAAGCTTTGGCCTGGAGCCTACCCGGGGCGAACTGGTGGCCGCCACCCGCATGCACTACACGCTGCGCCGCACCGACGAGCGCGCCGGCCTGGTGCATGTGCATTTCCCGCGCATCGGCTATTCGCTCAAACCCGGCGAGGCGGCATGA